In Blautia sp. SC05B48, a single genomic region encodes these proteins:
- a CDS encoding hydrolase — MEHIARDEAFVLLKKYNKDPFHIQHALTVEAVMKWYAKELGYGDDAEYWGIVGLFHDIDFELYPEEHCLKAPELLREAGVGEDIIHAVVSHGYGITVGCGKTIETEPEHEMEKVLFAADELTGLIWAAALMRPSKSTKDMELKSLKKKYKSKGFAAGCSREVIQRGADQLGWDLAKLLTMTLQAMADSEDDIQKEMEAEEV, encoded by the coding sequence ATGGAACATATCGCAAGAGATGAAGCATTTGTTTTATTAAAAAAATACAACAAAGACCCTTTTCATATTCAGCACGCACTGACAGTTGAGGCAGTGATGAAGTGGTACGCAAAAGAGCTGGGATATGGAGATGACGCAGAGTACTGGGGCATTGTAGGACTGTTCCATGACATTGATTTTGAACTTTATCCGGAGGAACACTGTCTGAAAGCACCGGAGCTTCTTCGTGAGGCTGGTGTGGGAGAGGATATCATTCATGCAGTGGTTTCCCATGGCTACGGAATTACCGTTGGCTGTGGAAAAACCATTGAGACGGAACCGGAGCATGAAATGGAAAAAGTTCTCTTTGCGGCAGATGAGCTGACAGGACTGATCTGGGCAGCAGCGCTGATGCGTCCGTCAAAAAGCACCAAGGACATGGAACTGAAATCCCTCAAAAAGAAATATAAGAGCAAAGGCTTCGCAGCCGGCTGCTCCAGAGAGGTGATCCAGCGTGGTGCTGATCAGCTGGGATGGGATCTTGCCAAGCTTCTTACCATGACACTGCAGGCTATGGCAGACAGCGAAGATGATATTCAGAAAGAGATGGAAGCGGAAGAAGTATAA
- a CDS encoding flavodoxin family protein — MKVLMLNGSPRVKGNTALALEEMKKVFEQEGVEVEIVRVGHKEVRSCIACQRCYELGKCVFDDIVNELAPKFEEADGLVVASPVYFASANATLVAVLTRLFYSTHFDKTMKVGASVVCARRGGCSATFDELNKFFTISNMPIASSQYWNSIHGREQGEAEQDEEGKQTMRVLARNMTFLMKSIALGKEKFGLPETEERAFTHFIR; from the coding sequence ATGAAAGTATTAATGCTTAACGGAAGTCCCAGGGTAAAGGGAAATACAGCACTTGCTCTGGAAGAAATGAAAAAGGTCTTCGAACAGGAAGGCGTGGAAGTCGAGATCGTGCGGGTAGGTCATAAAGAGGTCCGGAGCTGCATTGCCTGTCAGCGCTGCTACGAGCTTGGAAAATGTGTTTTTGATGACATCGTAAATGAACTGGCGCCGAAATTTGAAGAAGCAGACGGTCTTGTAGTTGCCAGTCCGGTCTATTTTGCTTCTGCCAATGCCACACTGGTTGCTGTTCTTACCAGACTTTTTTACAGCACCCATTTTGACAAGACCATGAAGGTAGGTGCCAGCGTTGTCTGTGCAAGACGTGGCGGATGTTCCGCCACCTTTGATGAGCTGAACAAATTTTTCACCATCTCAAATATGCCCATCGCATCCAGCCAGTACTGGAATTCCATTCATGGACGGGAGCAGGGAGAAGCAGAACAGGATGAGGAAGGTAAGCAGACCATGCGTGTCCTCGCCAGAAACATGACATTCCTCATGAAGAGCATTGCCCTGGGAAAAGAAAAATTCGGGCTTCCGGAAACAGAAGAACGGGCATTTACTCATTTTATCAGATGA
- a CDS encoding Rrf2 family transcriptional regulator yields MQISSRFTLAVHIFTCIDTFQNEYKVTSDFIAGSTNVNPVIIRKILLQLKAAGLVQVARGTGGTTITRPLSEITFLDIYKAVECVEDNKLFHFHENPNPQCPVGKNIHNILDDKLQQVQDAMERELQSITLEDVKEDLEKYLQ; encoded by the coding sequence ATGCAGATATCCAGCAGATTTACGTTAGCAGTGCACATTTTTACATGCATTGATACGTTTCAGAATGAATATAAAGTAACCAGTGATTTTATTGCGGGCAGTACCAATGTAAATCCGGTGATCATCCGCAAGATCCTTCTGCAGCTGAAGGCTGCCGGTCTGGTGCAGGTTGCCAGGGGAACCGGCGGAACTACCATTACCAGACCGTTATCAGAAATCACATTTCTGGATATATATAAAGCGGTGGAGTGTGTGGAAGACAACAAGCTCTTTCACTTCCACGAGAATCCCAACCCGCAGTGTCCGGTAGGAAAAAATATCCACAATATCCTGGATGATAAGCTGCAGCAGGTGCAGGACGCAATGGAGCGGGAGCTTCAGTCTATCACTTTGGAGGATGTGAAAGAAGATCTGGAGAAATATCTTCAGTAG
- a CDS encoding pyridoxamine 5'-phosphate oxidase family protein: protein MKKVVEFLQANPVQYLATVGRDGKAKCRPFMFCFEKDGKLWFCTNNTKDVYKDMQANPEIEVSVSNPEYAWIRLHGKAVFEDNHEVKVACMENPIVKGQYETAENPIFEVFYLENPHGLIADFSGNPPYEF from the coding sequence ATGAAAAAAGTAGTAGAATTTTTACAGGCAAACCCGGTACAGTATCTGGCAACTGTAGGACGCGATGGAAAGGCGAAATGCCGCCCGTTCATGTTCTGTTTTGAGAAAGACGGAAAGCTCTGGTTCTGCACAAACAATACCAAGGATGTTTACAAGGATATGCAGGCAAACCCGGAGATCGAGGTTTCCGTATCTAATCCGGAGTACGCATGGATCCGTCTTCACGGAAAAGCTGTTTTTGAGGACAACCATGAAGTAAAGGTAGCCTGCATGGAGAATCCTATTGTCAAAGGTCAGTATGAGACTGCTGAGAACCCGATCTTTGAGGTATTCTACCTTGAGAACCCACATGGTCTGATCGCAGACTTCTCCGGAAACCCGCCATATGAATTCTAA
- a CDS encoding Sir2 family NAD-dependent protein deacetylase gives MEIRKHLHIIRRQKKVDWAQFLCGIPARDYIFQKEPYEEQITQASAYLKEADHVLIGAGAGLSAAAGLTYSGKRFQENFSDFIKKYGLQDMYSAGFYPFQTEEERWGYWCRHSYVNRIKPPALPLYQQLFDLVKEKDYFVLTTNVDHQFQKAGFSEERIFATQGDYGRIQCMKGCHPRTYDAVSMFAQMVQAEKDCKIPSYMVPKCPVCGGPMAMNLRCDQYFVEDEQWNEAAENYGKYLKQLKKGKAVLLELGVGFNTPSIIRFPFEKMVREHKNTELIRLNRDEAVIPESFGERGIGINRDLCDSLRDITIEIKKISADHLQDS, from the coding sequence ATGGAGATCCGTAAACATCTTCATATCATAAGGAGGCAGAAAAAAGTGGACTGGGCACAGTTTTTATGCGGGATACCCGCAAGAGATTATATATTTCAGAAGGAGCCCTATGAGGAACAGATCACACAGGCTTCGGCATATCTGAAGGAAGCAGATCATGTGCTGATCGGAGCAGGTGCCGGCCTTTCTGCAGCGGCCGGTCTTACCTACAGCGGGAAACGCTTTCAGGAAAATTTCAGCGATTTTATAAAAAAATACGGGCTGCAGGATATGTATTCTGCCGGTTTTTATCCATTTCAGACAGAGGAAGAGCGCTGGGGTTACTGGTGCAGACATTCTTATGTAAACCGTATCAAACCACCGGCTTTGCCACTGTATCAGCAGCTTTTTGACCTGGTGAAAGAAAAAGACTATTTTGTGCTGACCACCAATGTGGATCACCAGTTTCAGAAAGCCGGATTTTCGGAAGAGAGGATCTTTGCCACACAGGGAGATTATGGCCGGATCCAGTGCATGAAGGGATGTCATCCCAGGACCTATGATGCCGTTTCCATGTTTGCCCAGATGGTTCAGGCAGAAAAGGACTGTAAGATTCCTTCTTATATGGTGCCGAAATGTCCGGTATGCGGCGGCCCTATGGCTATGAATCTCCGATGCGACCAGTATTTTGTGGAGGATGAGCAGTGGAATGAGGCTGCGGAAAATTATGGAAAGTATCTGAAACAGCTGAAAAAAGGCAAGGCTGTACTGCTGGAGCTGGGCGTTGGTTTTAACACACCATCTATTATTCGCTTTCCTTTTGAAAAAATGGTACGTGAGCACAAAAATACAGAGCTGATCCGCCTGAACAGAGACGAGGCTGTGATACCGGAAAGCTTCGGAGAACGTGGAATCGGAATCAATCGTGACTTGTGCGACAGCTTACGGGATATTACAATAGAAATAAAAAAGATATCCGCAGATCATTTGCAGGACAGCTGA
- a CDS encoding protein-ADP-ribose hydrolase has product MDQKQRLDYLVEKFKEDSGEYRNLKVSDNDAEKRRILRSLMNIRMPRHMDEEILKVQDEFLKEDAREKGIVTLDQIPTVKEAYHSTVPFAEKISIWQGDITRLQVGAIVNAANSQMLGCFVPCHRCIDNAIHSAAGVELRAECSRQMNQKRIRYGRSYEEPTGQAMVTGGYNLPAEHVIHTVGPIVYYEVTDKLRQDLKNCYESVLNCCLENNIRSVAFCCISTGEFHFPNKEAAEIAVNTTEAFLEKQGDAFDRVIFNVFKDMDLEYYKNQF; this is encoded by the coding sequence ATGGATCAGAAACAGCGTCTTGATTATCTTGTGGAAAAATTCAAAGAAGATTCCGGAGAATACAGGAACCTTAAGGTCTCGGACAACGATGCAGAAAAAAGAAGAATCCTTCGTTCTCTCATGAACATTCGCATGCCCCGGCATATGGATGAAGAAATCCTGAAGGTGCAGGATGAATTCCTGAAGGAAGATGCCAGGGAAAAAGGAATCGTAACCCTGGATCAGATTCCGACGGTAAAAGAGGCGTACCACAGTACTGTGCCTTTTGCGGAAAAAATCTCTATCTGGCAGGGCGATATCACCAGACTTCAGGTGGGAGCTATCGTCAATGCAGCCAACTCCCAGATGCTGGGCTGTTTTGTGCCCTGCCACAGATGTATTGACAATGCGATCCATTCGGCTGCGGGAGTGGAGCTTCGTGCAGAGTGCAGCCGCCAGATGAACCAGAAACGGATCCGCTACGGAAGATCCTATGAAGAACCAACCGGACAGGCCATGGTGACCGGTGGCTATAACCTTCCGGCGGAGCATGTGATCCATACGGTGGGGCCTATTGTTTACTACGAAGTCACGGACAAGTTACGGCAGGATCTGAAAAACTGTTACGAAAGTGTGCTGAACTGCTGCCTGGAAAACAATATCCGATCCGTAGCGTTCTGCTGTATCTCCACCGGAGAGTTCCATTTTCCCAACAAAGAAGCAGCAGAGATCGCTGTGAACACCACAGAAGCCTTTCTGGAAAAACAAGGAGATGCTTTTGACCGGGTGATCTTTAATGTGTTTAAGGATATGGATCTGGAGTATTATAAAAATCAGTTTTAA
- a CDS encoding LysR family transcriptional regulator substrate-binding protein, whose product MRGKLEGVARIACQNANFVPNIVFTSHRTDSILDMVTNQACVALLMDVHVQLPENGPRPSYSPWRAIPITPAISSQLSLCYRSDRPLSRTAQLFVDLCNDKLFKK is encoded by the coding sequence GTGAGGGGCAAACTTGAGGGTGTTGCTAGAATAGCCTGCCAGAACGCCAATTTTGTACCAAATATCGTTTTTACCAGCCACAGAACCGATTCCATTCTGGACATGGTGACTAATCAGGCCTGTGTGGCCCTGCTGATGGATGTTCACGTCCAGCTTCCCGAGAACGGTCCCAGACCCAGCTACTCTCCCTGGCGTGCCATTCCCATCACACCAGCGATCTCTTCACAGCTGTCCCTGTGCTACCGCAGCGACAGACCTCTTTCCAGAACAGCCCAGCTGTTTGTGGATCTCTGTAATGATAAACTATTTAAAAAATAA
- the fliB gene encoding flagellin lysine-N-methylase, with amino-acid sequence MQITKPTFCNEFSCIAGSCPDTCCAGWQIMIDQNSLKKYRHCKGAFRNRLLNDIDWKEHSFRHYQKRCAFLNEDNLCDIYSEAGKDMLCDTCRKYPRHIEEFEGLRELSLSLSCPEAARIFLSHKEKITFRTVEKETPEETYDDFDYFLFTALMDTRDYLFSVIQDRSVPCALRRRKLLACGHDFQLCLDRNKLFQWETIRSRHQNSAFGDSFQKKLHKWITAKKPSADLRKNIWKTIIPQMEVLRSGWHDYLLETLTPLYTACDTEQQYQDVCLEFETFYPDWKIQEEQLLLYWIYTYFCGAVYDEQIFAKVKMAVICTFMIHELAMGTWLLQQKQFSFPDLVSICYRFSRELEHSDQNLNKMEELLDWESIFSLENLLEI; translated from the coding sequence ATGCAAATCACGAAACCTACTTTTTGTAATGAATTTTCCTGCATCGCAGGCAGCTGTCCGGATACCTGCTGTGCCGGCTGGCAGATCATGATCGATCAAAACAGTCTCAAAAAATACCGCCACTGCAAAGGAGCTTTTCGCAACCGCCTTCTGAATGACATCGACTGGAAGGAACATTCTTTCCGTCATTATCAAAAACGCTGTGCATTTCTGAACGAAGATAATCTCTGTGATATCTACAGCGAAGCGGGCAAAGATATGCTCTGCGATACCTGCCGTAAATACCCGAGGCATATCGAAGAATTTGAGGGACTTCGGGAATTGTCTCTGTCTCTTTCCTGCCCGGAAGCCGCCAGAATCTTTCTCAGCCACAAAGAAAAAATCACATTCCGGACTGTGGAAAAGGAAACTCCAGAAGAGACTTATGACGACTTCGACTATTTCCTTTTCACCGCGCTGATGGACACCAGAGACTATCTCTTCTCCGTGATCCAGGACCGTTCCGTTCCCTGTGCGTTACGCCGCCGGAAGCTTCTGGCCTGCGGCCATGATTTTCAGCTCTGTCTGGACCGGAACAAATTGTTTCAATGGGAAACGATCCGCAGTCGTCATCAAAATTCTGCTTTCGGAGATTCCTTCCAGAAAAAACTCCACAAGTGGATCACTGCCAAAAAGCCTTCTGCTGACCTGCGAAAAAACATATGGAAAACCATCATTCCTCAAATGGAAGTTCTCCGCTCTGGCTGGCATGATTACCTCTTGGAAACCTTAACCCCGTTATATACCGCCTGTGATACCGAACAACAATACCAGGATGTCTGTCTTGAATTCGAAACCTTTTATCCGGACTGGAAGATTCAGGAAGAACAGCTCCTGCTCTATTGGATCTACACGTATTTCTGCGGGGCCGTATATGATGAACAGATCTTCGCCAAAGTAAAAATGGCAGTTATCTGCACCTTCATGATCCACGAGCTGGCAATGGGAACCTGGCTTTTGCAGCAAAAGCAGTTTTCCTTTCCAGATCTGGTCTCAATCTGTTACCGTTTTTCCAGGGAGCTGGAACACTCTGACCAGAATCTTAATAAAATGGAAGAACTTCTTGATTGGGAATCAATTTTTTCTCTGGAAAATCTGCTGGAAATATAA
- a CDS encoding S8 family serine peptidase, with protein sequence MPDQKIDNLLNLALDATEEERQKSGNLNTGYDPAGKTWDVIVKYTGREEELSGEGIQAVPLLGNYAVVTFPEREIDSYSDRENVIFMEKPKQLYFEVFQGKTASCIQAVQTGAEGLTGEGILMGIVDSGVDYFHPDFRNEDGSSRILYLWDQGIPGKPPAGYGAGTEYTKEEIDEALALGENQGRRLVPSVDISGHGTAVLGIAAGNGRASGGVNRGVAYESDLLVVKMGIPKENSFPRTTELIQGIDYLMRKALELNRPLVINLSFGNNYGSHEPYN encoded by the coding sequence ATGCCAGATCAGAAAATTGACAATCTTTTAAATCTAGCCCTGGATGCTACAGAAGAGGAACGCCAGAAATCCGGAAATCTGAACACAGGATATGATCCTGCTGGGAAAACCTGGGATGTGATCGTGAAATACACAGGCAGGGAGGAGGAGCTTTCCGGAGAGGGAATACAGGCAGTTCCGCTTCTGGGAAACTATGCAGTTGTTACTTTTCCGGAGCGTGAGATCGACAGCTATTCTGACCGAGAAAATGTGATCTTTATGGAAAAACCAAAACAACTTTATTTTGAAGTGTTTCAGGGAAAAACAGCCAGCTGCATCCAGGCGGTACAGACCGGAGCGGAAGGGTTGACCGGAGAAGGAATCCTTATGGGAATCGTGGATTCCGGTGTTGATTATTTCCACCCTGATTTTCGAAATGAGGATGGAAGCAGCCGGATCCTGTATCTATGGGATCAGGGAATTCCGGGAAAACCACCGGCAGGATATGGGGCAGGAACAGAATATACGAAAGAAGAAATTGATGAGGCGCTTGCACTTGGAGAAAACCAGGGCAGACGCCTTGTTCCGTCTGTGGATATCAGCGGACACGGGACTGCTGTGCTTGGAATCGCAGCCGGAAACGGAAGGGCTTCCGGTGGTGTGAACAGAGGCGTTGCCTATGAAAGTGATCTCCTGGTTGTGAAAATGGGAATTCCAAAGGAGAATTCTTTTCCCAGGACAACGGAACTGATCCAGGGAATCGACTATCTGATGAGGAAGGCGCTGGAACTAAATCGGCCGTTGGTGATCAATCTGAGTTTTGGGAATAATTATGGGTCTCATGAACCTTATAATTAA
- a CDS encoding TnpV protein produces MKKTIFEEMGGTYIRHGDYLIPALTLPKEEEQRVVGVWGQRHLRYLKEYRRLLYLNMLTSGRLNGYLADIEEQAQERFERLVEQMKQAQGITEQLKVENVLEWIGRMNNIQVCAREIVDKEIIYQE; encoded by the coding sequence ATGAAGAAAACAATTTTTGAAGAGATGGGCGGTACTTATATCAGACATGGGGATTATCTTATCCCTGCTCTTACCTTACCGAAGGAAGAAGAACAAAGGGTTGTCGGTGTATGGGGACAAAGACATTTGCGGTATTTGAAGGAATACCGCAGATTGCTATATCTGAATATGCTTACAAGCGGCAGGCTGAATGGTTATTTGGCTGATATAGAAGAACAGGCACAGGAACGCTTTGAAAGACTTGTAGAACAGATGAAACAGGCACAAGGCATTACAGAACAGCTAAAGGTGGAAAATGTCTTGGAATGGATAGGAAGAATGAACAATATACAAGTATGTGCGAGGGAGATTGTGGATAAAGAGATAATTTATCAAGAATGA
- a CDS encoding PBECR4 domain-containing protein, translating into MDKRRAIQIMTKAAQLYKEHLEDQKVLFLYGLPKEVNKQLQESNKILSSVQGYEVVFHRYNFLHLTGVRLNKKETASAIHFYQKCLDKRLTENDFVFAKDGSTGQKLDILERMMLIKKNVTMIGEFTDRGPKLYTEKAAGNICGCIGFVKDKNTKLNVPNTLLKKDIRDVTAQPTYKVFAVISKHYTDEKYTNLVKMDKSIDLKECCFSETIENMIDRENL; encoded by the coding sequence ATGGACAAAAGACGTGCAATTCAGATTATGACAAAAGCGGCACAACTATATAAAGAACATCTTGAGGATCAGAAGGTTTTGTTCCTATATGGCTTACCGAAAGAGGTGAATAAGCAATTACAGGAAAGTAATAAGATTTTGTCATCTGTACAGGGATATGAAGTTGTTTTCCATAGATACAATTTTTTACATTTGACAGGAGTTCGATTGAATAAAAAAGAGACAGCTTCTGCAATTCATTTTTACCAGAAATGCCTGGATAAGCGATTAACAGAAAATGATTTTGTTTTTGCAAAAGATGGCTCTACGGGGCAAAAATTGGATATATTGGAACGTATGATGCTTATTAAGAAAAACGTAACAATGATAGGAGAATTTACAGATCGAGGACCGAAATTATATACAGAAAAAGCTGCCGGGAATATATGTGGTTGTATTGGCTTCGTAAAAGATAAAAATACGAAATTAAATGTACCGAACACATTGCTGAAAAAGGACATCAGAGATGTAACAGCACAGCCTACATATAAAGTATTTGCTGTAATATCAAAACACTATACAGATGAGAAATATACAAATCTTGTGAAGATGGACAAAAGTATTGATTTGAAAGAGTGTTGTTTCTCAGAAACAATAGAAAATATGATAGATAGAGAAAATCTATAA
- the mobQ gene encoding MobQ family relaxase: protein MAIYHMQAKVVSRGSGRSAVAASAYMSCSRIYNDYDGIQHDYTRKHGLIYQEVMLPPMAPPKWKNREQLWNAVEAAEKTKDSRLAREFVVALPIELDKDSNISLLQNFIQKNFVDMGMCADFAIHDTDGHNPHAHILLTVRPLNENGTWQYKTEKEYLCIKDGEEKGFTASEFKDAQKEGWEKQYRYKAGKKKVYLTPSAAQEKGYERIDKHPKSTRYGRQNPISEQWNSEEQLCLWRANWADAVNKMLALNQINAAIDHRSFAAQGITEQPTIHEGYIAQNMEKKGMIADRCEINRRVRADNRILRELKTQIKKLVQAVEKSIPVIAETLEAIRNHMIFTQYHLLHNEMQKEVIHDWMQHFRPILNKYDTIKKKLKAKVTEKKELNVQKSKTSILNPFQHIKLNQQLTTVTEEIEELKSAKEQLLFQAECSTEKDMASLSRKYDQMDKNLDILDSQDMALKEQLEKDAVAFQEEKLRPKPEQYTELLDARIQIRPTFREKLIEQLKGTFGEYYDYHYRDIATHEVDDLNMEDPYSFSHRTWELEYQRKQELQKKHPVQSRQKSHNTEL from the coding sequence CTATCAGGAAGTAATGCTTCCCCCTATGGCTCCGCCTAAATGGAAAAACCGGGAGCAACTCTGGAATGCTGTAGAAGCTGCTGAAAAAACAAAAGACAGCCGACTGGCAAGAGAATTTGTTGTCGCACTCCCTATTGAGTTGGATAAAGACAGCAATATTTCTCTTCTTCAGAATTTTATTCAAAAGAATTTTGTAGATATGGGAATGTGTGCCGATTTCGCCATTCACGATACAGATGGTCACAATCCCCATGCACACATTCTACTTACTGTCCGTCCATTAAACGAAAACGGAACATGGCAGTATAAAACCGAAAAAGAATATCTATGCATCAAAGATGGAGAGGAAAAGGGATTTACTGCTTCTGAATTTAAGGATGCTCAGAAAGAGGGCTGGGAAAAACAGTATCGTTATAAAGCTGGGAAAAAGAAAGTATATCTGACTCCCTCGGCAGCACAGGAGAAAGGTTATGAACGTATCGACAAACATCCAAAAAGCACCCGGTATGGCAGACAAAACCCGATTTCCGAACAATGGAACAGTGAGGAACAGCTCTGCCTCTGGAGAGCAAACTGGGCAGATGCCGTAAATAAAATGCTTGCCCTTAATCAGATAAATGCCGCCATTGATCACCGCAGTTTTGCAGCTCAGGGAATCACTGAACAGCCAACCATCCACGAAGGCTACATTGCCCAGAATATGGAAAAGAAAGGCATGATAGCAGACCGGTGTGAAATCAACCGTCGGGTTCGTGCGGATAACAGAATACTACGGGAATTAAAAACACAGATAAAAAAATTGGTTCAAGCTGTCGAAAAATCTATTCCGGTAATTGCAGAAACATTAGAAGCAATCCGCAATCATATGATTTTTACACAATATCATTTACTTCATAATGAAATGCAAAAAGAAGTGATCCATGACTGGATGCAGCATTTTCGTCCTATCCTAAATAAATATGATACCATTAAGAAAAAGCTCAAAGCGAAAGTTACTGAAAAGAAAGAACTAAATGTGCAAAAAAGTAAAACCAGTATTCTAAATCCTTTCCAGCATATAAAGTTAAACCAGCAGCTTACAACCGTAACAGAAGAAATCGAGGAACTGAAATCTGCCAAAGAACAGCTGCTGTTTCAGGCTGAATGCTCCACAGAGAAAGATATGGCGAGCCTTTCCAGAAAATACGACCAGATGGATAAGAATCTGGATATTCTCGATTCTCAGGATATGGCTCTCAAAGAGCAGCTTGAAAAAGATGCTGTCGCTTTCCAAGAGGAAAAACTCCGGCCTAAACCAGAGCAATATACAGAATTACTGGATGCCAGAATCCAGATACGACCTACTTTCCGAGAGAAACTGATTGAGCAGCTCAAAGGTACTTTTGGTGAATATTATGACTATCACTATCGTGATATCGCAACCCATGAAGTGGATGATCTCAATATGGAAGATCCCTATAGCTTCTCTCATCGTACCTGGGAACTTGAATATCAGAGGAAACAGGAATTGCAAAAAAAACATCCTGTTCAATCCAGGCAAAAATCGCACAACACAGAACTATAA